AACATATGCACCATGCATTGTCGTTGGCCGAGCGCGGCATTCACTCCACCTGGCCCAATCCTCGGGTCGGGTGTGTCATCGCTCACGGTACGCATATCGTGGGTGAAGGCTGGCATCGGCGTGCGGGTGGTCCGCACGCCGAGGTGTTTGCCCTGCGCCAGGCCGGCGCCCTGGCCAAGGGTGGCACCGCTTATGTGACGCTCGAACCGTGCAGCCATGTCGGCCGCACGGGCGCCTGTCACCAGGCGCTGATCGAGGCCGGCGTGGCCTGCGTGATCGTGGCCCATGAAGACCCGTTCAAGCAGGTCGACGGTCGCGGCATCGCCGAACTGCGCGTGGCCGGGATCGAGGTCAAGGTCGGCTTGCTCAACGTCGCGGCGCGGGAACTCAACCGGGGATTTTTATCCACGGTCAAGCGCCAGCGCCCCTGGGTGCAACTGAAGATGGGCATGAGTCTGGACGGCCGCACCGCGCTCAACAACGGCAGCTCGCAGTGGATCACCAGCGCCCGGGCGCGCGCCGACGTGCAGTATTGGCGAGCGCGTAGTGCAGCGATTCTGACCGGCAGCGGCACCGTACTGGCGGACAACCCCTCGCTCACCGTGCGTGAAATGGCGTCCGCCGAGGCTATCGCGCCATTGCGGGTCATCCTCGACAGCCAGGCACGCGTGCCGCAGACCGCACGCGTGTTCGACGACCAGGCGCCGAGCCTGCATGTGATGCACGAACGCCATGTGCCGCAAGGGGCGAACGGCGAACGCCTGCTCGGCCTGCCGGGCAGTCAGCAGGGCCTGGATCTGCACGCCCTGATGACTCACCTGAGCCAGCGGGGCCTGCATGACGTCATGGTTGAAGCCGGTCCGACGCTGGCCGGCAACTTGCTGCGCGCGGGCCTCGTCGATGAGTTGCTGCTCTATGTGGCACCGCGGCTGCTGGGCGACCTGGCACGTCCGCTGGTGCATCTGCCGGAGCTGGAACACCTGACGCATTCGCTGGACTTCACCCTGTACGACGTTACTCAATTGGGGCAGGACCTGCGCCTGCGCCTGCGCCCCGATCAGTCGACCGGCATGGTATGAGCCACCACTTGCTTGACCTGATCGCGCAACCACGCATGTGCCGGATCGTCACAGAAACGCTGGTGCCAGATTTGCACAAAGGGAAAGCGCGGAATGCTGAACGGTGGCGGCAATCGCACCAGATCCGGGTTAAGCAAGGTGTCTTCCAGGGTGCGCGTCGCCACGGTGAGGATCAGGTCCGTGTTGTGCAGCAGGCTCGGCGCGGTGCGCCAGTGCGGCACGCTGACGGCGATACGACGGCGCAAGCCTTCGGCGCGCAGCAAGCTGTCCACTTCGCCATTCGTGCCGCCGTCCATGGACACCTGGATATGCGGGCGCTCCAGGTAGCTCTCAAGATCCAGCACGCCTTTCTTGGGCAAGGTCCGCCGGTCAAGCAGGCAGGAAAAGCTTTCCTCGAACAACACTTCCATCGACACATCGGGCGTCAGGCTGGGGAATACCCCCAAGGCCAAGTCGATCTTGCCCTGTGCCACTTGCTCGAACATCCCATGCCGGCTGCCCTGAGTCACTACCAGGGTAGTGTTCGGCGCCTCGTGACGCAGTCGCACCAGCAACTTTGGCAAGATAATCGCCGCGCCGTAATCCGACATCGCCAACTGGAAGGTGCGCTGGGAGCTGGCCGCGTCGAAGTCGATGGACTTGCCGAACAAGGTTTCGATCTGGCTGAGAATCTCCCGCAGCGGCCCCTGGAGGTTTTGCGCCAAGGCGCTGAGCATCACCTCGTTGCCGTCGCGGATCAGGATCGGATCGTCCAGCAGCGCCCGCAGCTTACTCAGGGAATGACTGATGGCCGGCTGGCTCAAATGCAGACGCGCCCCTGTGCGGGTGACGTGTTTTTCGGTCAGCAGTGCGTCGAGCACCACTAACAGATTCAAATCGATATTGCGCAGTAAGACCGTGATCATGCGGTGAATTCCATTTCAGGGAGCAACCCTTCAACAAGGAGCAAACCATGCCTCAAATCAAACGAATTATTGAGACCGCGCTGTATGTGGATGACCTCGAGCGCGCCAAAGCATTTTACAGCCAGCACCTGCAACTGGAGGCGATGGTCGAGAGCAGCGTGCTCGTCGCGTTCAACGTCGGTCAGCAGAATACTCTCTTGTTGTTCAAACGGGGCGCCTCCCTGCACACCAAATACTTGAGCGGCGGCGAGATCCCGCCCCATGACGCCAACGGGCGTATCCACATCTGTTTCGCCATCGACGCCGAAGACCTGCCAACCTGGGAACAGCGTCTGGACGCGGCCAATATCGCTATCGAAGGGCGTACGCACTGGCCCAAGGGTGGGTCGAGTGTGTACTTTCGCGACCCGGATGCGAATCTCGTCGAACTGTTGACACCGGGCTGCTGGCCCATCTATTGATGACTCTTCAAGGAATGAAGCTTATGCCTTACGTCAGCACACCGGGACGTGCCGTTTCCCGAACCACCGTAACGTTGCTGATCGCCGTGCTCCTGCTGCTCGCCGTGGCCTGGGGCCTGTGGCGCTGGAGCCATCCGGCCGTTGCCGCCTATGCCCCGGCGCCGATAAAAGTTGCGATTGAGCCGGTCAGCGGTGCGCCGTTCTCCCGCTACCTGGAGGCAATTGGCGAGCTGGAAGCGGTGCAACAGGTGAGCGTGCCCGCCGAGGTCGGCGGGCGCGTCGTGCAGTTGCCGGTGGAATCCGGTCAGCGCGTCGAGCGCGACCAGGTATTGGTCAAGCTCAACGATGCGCCACAGCGCGGCAGCCTGATGCGCCTGCAAAGCGAGCTGGAAAACGCCAAGGTCAAGTTGGAACGCTCGCGCAGCCTGGTCAAGGTCAACGCCATTTCCCACGAAGCCTATGACAATGCCCAGACCGAGTACACCACCGCTCAAGGGGCCCTGCAGGAACTCAAGGCGCAGATCGACCAGTTGACCATTCGCGCGCCGTTCGCCGGCACACTGGGAATTCGCAAGGTGCACCTGGGGCAGTACGTCAACCCAGGCGACAGTCTGATCAACCTGGTCGGCGACCAGGGTTTGTACGTCAATTTCAGCGTACCGGAACAAGCTTTGGCGCAACTCAAAGTCGGTAACAGCCTGAACGTGCAACTTGATGCCCTGCCGGGGCAGCGCTACACCGCGCGCATCAGCAGCATCGACCCGTTCCTCGATCGCTCGCGCACCCTGAGTGTCCAGGCCCTGCTGCAAGCGCCGACACACGGCGCCTTGCCGCGCATGTTCGCCAAAGTGCGCCTGCCCCTGCCGCCGTCGAGCACTACGCTGACCGTGCCGGAAACGGCGATCACCTATAACGCCTACGGCGAAGATGTATTTGTGGTGCAGCCCGCGCCAGACGCCGACACCCCGCCGACTGTACGCCGGGTGCTGGTCAAGACCGGCGAACGCCGCGATGGCCGGGTGGTGATCGACTCAGGTTTGAATCCGGGTGAACAGGTGGTCATTTCCGGGCAGATCAAGCTCAGTGACGGCGCTGCCATCGAGCCCATGGAACGCACCGTATTGAACGATGCGAACGTGCCCGCGCGATTGAGCATGACCGGAGACCAGCCGTGAAATTCACCGACCTCTTCGTGCGCCGCCCGGTGCTGGCCCTGGTGGTCAGCCTGCTGATCGTGCTGACCGGCCTCAAGGCTTACCTCGATCTGCCCGTGCGCCAGTACCCGCTGCTGGAAAGCTCGGTGATCAGCGTCACCACTGACTATCCCGGCGCTCCCGCCGAACTGATGCAGGGCTTCGTGACCCAGCCGATCAACCAGTCGCTGGCCTCGGTGGAAGGCGTGGACTACGTCAGCTCGTCCTCGGTGCAGGGCCGCAGCCAGATCACCTTGCGCATGGCGCTCAACCAGGATTCGGCCAAGGCCCTGAGCGATGTGATCGCCAAGGTCAACCAGGTCAAATATCGCCTGCCGGAACAGGCTTACGACCCGGTGATCGAACGCTCCGCCGGCGATGCAACGGCGGTGGCCTATGTGGGTTTTTCCAGTGACTCACTGTCTGCTTCGGCCCTGAGCGACTACCTCAGCCGCGTGGTGCAGCCGCTGTTTTCCACCATCGAGGGCGTAGCCAAGGTCGAGACTTTCGGTGGCCAGCGCCTGGCCATGCGCCTGTGGCTCGACCCTCAACGCATGGCCGGCCACGGCATCAGTGCCGCCCAGGTCGAACAGGCGATCCGTGCCAACAACTTCCAGGCCGCGCCGGGCCAGATCAAGGGTCAATACGTGGTCTCCTCGATCCAGGTCAATACCGACTTGAGCAGCCTGGATGAGTTTCGCGACATGGTCCTCAGCAACAACGGTGATCGCCTGCTGCGCCTGCGCGATATCGCCACGGTGGAACTTGGTTCGGCCGTCTATGAAACCAGCGCCTTGATGGATGCCAAGCCGGCGGTGCACCTGGGCCTGTACGCGACGCCCACGGGCAACCCGCTGCTGATCGTCGCCGATATAAAGCGCCTGCTGCCGGCCATCGAGAAAACCCTGCCGCCGGGGGTCAACGTGGCCTTGGCGTTCGAGACCGCACACTTTATCGAGGCATCGATCATCGAAGTGATCGAAACCCTGATCGAAGCGATCCTGATCGTGGTGGTAATCATCTACCTGTGCCTGGGCTCGGTGCGCAGCGTGATCATCCCCATTGTCGGCATCCCGCTGTCGATGCTCGGCGCCCTGGGCCTGATGGCACTGTTCGGCTTCAGCATCAACCTGCTGACGCTGCTGGCCATGGTACTGGCCATCGGCCTGGTGGTGGATGATGCCATCGTGGTGATGGAAAACATTCACCGTCACCTCAAGGAAGGCCGCACGGCGTTGCAAGCCGCGCTGTTCGGCGCGCGGGAAATCGCCTCGCCGGTAATCGCCATGACCATCACCCTGGCCGCTGTCTATATGCCCATCGGCCTGATGAACGGCCTGACCGGCGCGCTGTTCAAGGAGTTCGCCCTGACCCTGGCCGGCGCGGTACTGGTCTCCGGGATCATCGCCCTGACCCTCACTCCAGTGATGTGCGCCAAGCTGCTGCCCAGCCACGAACATGAAGGGCGCATGAGCCGCCTGGCCGAACGCTTCTTCCAACGCCTGGCACGCCTGTATCAACGCGCGCTGCTCAGCTCGCTGCGCCAGCGTGGGCTGATCCTGCTGCTGGGCGCACTGGTGCTGATCAGCCTGCCCTGGCTGTACGGGCAGGCCAGCAAGGAACTGGCGCCGAATGAGGATCAGGGCAACCTGCTGCTGGCAATCAAGTCACCGCAGCACGCCAACCTGGATTACGTGGAGCGCTACGCCTATCAGTTGAGCGAGATCCTCGGCCAGCTGCCGGAGGCCGTCAGTACGTGGATCATCAATGGCAACGACGGGGTGGCGGCCAGCTTTGCCGGGGTCAACCTCAGCGAGTGGTCGCAGCGCCAACGCAGCGCCGCGAGCATCCAGGCCCAATTGCAACAAAGCGTGGACGCGGTGGAGGGCAATTCGATTTTCGTGTTCCAGCTGCCGCCACTGCCCGCCTCGACCGGGGGCTTGCCGGTGCAGATGGTCATCCGCAGCACCGAGGACTACCGCTCGCTGTACCAGGCCATGGAAGAGCTAAAAACCCAGGCACGGGCCAGCGGA
The sequence above is drawn from the Pseudomonas quebecensis genome and encodes:
- the ribD gene encoding bifunctional diaminohydroxyphosphoribosylaminopyrimidine deaminase/5-amino-6-(5-phosphoribosylamino)uracil reductase RibD — its product is MTHFSEIDFQHMHHALSLAERGIHSTWPNPRVGCVIAHGTHIVGEGWHRRAGGPHAEVFALRQAGALAKGGTAYVTLEPCSHVGRTGACHQALIEAGVACVIVAHEDPFKQVDGRGIAELRVAGIEVKVGLLNVAARELNRGFLSTVKRQRPWVQLKMGMSLDGRTALNNGSSQWITSARARADVQYWRARSAAILTGSGTVLADNPSLTVREMASAEAIAPLRVILDSQARVPQTARVFDDQAPSLHVMHERHVPQGANGERLLGLPGSQQGLDLHALMTHLSQRGLHDVMVEAGPTLAGNLLRAGLVDELLLYVAPRLLGDLARPLVHLPELEHLTHSLDFTLYDVTQLGQDLRLRLRPDQSTGMV
- a CDS encoding LysR family transcriptional regulator codes for the protein MITVLLRNIDLNLLVVLDALLTEKHVTRTGARLHLSQPAISHSLSKLRALLDDPILIRDGNEVMLSALAQNLQGPLREILSQIETLFGKSIDFDAASSQRTFQLAMSDYGAAIILPKLLVRLRHEAPNTTLVVTQGSRHGMFEQVAQGKIDLALGVFPSLTPDVSMEVLFEESFSCLLDRRTLPKKGVLDLESYLERPHIQVSMDGGTNGEVDSLLRAEGLRRRIAVSVPHWRTAPSLLHNTDLILTVATRTLEDTLLNPDLVRLPPPFSIPRFPFVQIWHQRFCDDPAHAWLRDQVKQVVAHTMPVD
- a CDS encoding MexW/MexI family multidrug efflux RND transporter permease subunit, translating into MKFTDLFVRRPVLALVVSLLIVLTGLKAYLDLPVRQYPLLESSVISVTTDYPGAPAELMQGFVTQPINQSLASVEGVDYVSSSSVQGRSQITLRMALNQDSAKALSDVIAKVNQVKYRLPEQAYDPVIERSAGDATAVAYVGFSSDSLSASALSDYLSRVVQPLFSTIEGVAKVETFGGQRLAMRLWLDPQRMAGHGISAAQVEQAIRANNFQAAPGQIKGQYVVSSIQVNTDLSSLDEFRDMVLSNNGDRLLRLRDIATVELGSAVYETSALMDAKPAVHLGLYATPTGNPLLIVADIKRLLPAIEKTLPPGVNVALAFETAHFIEASIIEVIETLIEAILIVVVIIYLCLGSVRSVIIPIVGIPLSMLGALGLMALFGFSINLLTLLAMVLAIGLVVDDAIVVMENIHRHLKEGRTALQAALFGAREIASPVIAMTITLAAVYMPIGLMNGLTGALFKEFALTLAGAVLVSGIIALTLTPVMCAKLLPSHEHEGRMSRLAERFFQRLARLYQRALLSSLRQRGLILLLGALVLISLPWLYGQASKELAPNEDQGNLLLAIKSPQHANLDYVERYAYQLSEILGQLPEAVSTWIINGNDGVAASFAGVNLSEWSQRQRSAASIQAQLQQSVDAVEGNSIFVFQLPPLPASTGGLPVQMVIRSTEDYRSLYQAMEELKTQARASGLFAVVDSDLAFNNPVTQVRIDRSKANSLGIRMQDIGSTLAVLIGENYTNRFALQGRSYDVIPQSEPSQRLTPQDLNAFYLDTDAGQQVPLSTVVSLHGVIEPNKLKQFNQQNSATFQGIPAPGVSLGQAVAFLQKYSQQLPASFSHDWQADSRQFIHEGNALMLTFLFALIVIYMVLAAQYESLTDPLIILITVPLSICGALIPLALGLATINIYTQIGLVTLIGLISKHGILMVEFANELQVLYRCTPAQAIIRAARIRLRPILMTTAAMVVGLVPMLFASGAGASSRFGLGLVIVIGMLVGTLFTLFVLPSVYTLLSRAHKPAIDWALVEKTA
- a CDS encoding efflux RND transporter periplasmic adaptor subunit — its product is MPYVSTPGRAVSRTTVTLLIAVLLLLAVAWGLWRWSHPAVAAYAPAPIKVAIEPVSGAPFSRYLEAIGELEAVQQVSVPAEVGGRVVQLPVESGQRVERDQVLVKLNDAPQRGSLMRLQSELENAKVKLERSRSLVKVNAISHEAYDNAQTEYTTAQGALQELKAQIDQLTIRAPFAGTLGIRKVHLGQYVNPGDSLINLVGDQGLYVNFSVPEQALAQLKVGNSLNVQLDALPGQRYTARISSIDPFLDRSRTLSVQALLQAPTHGALPRMFAKVRLPLPPSSTTLTVPETAITYNAYGEDVFVVQPAPDADTPPTVRRVLVKTGERRDGRVVIDSGLNPGEQVVISGQIKLSDGAAIEPMERTVLNDANVPARLSMTGDQP
- a CDS encoding VOC family protein, with translation MPQIKRIIETALYVDDLERAKAFYSQHLQLEAMVESSVLVAFNVGQQNTLLLFKRGASLHTKYLSGGEIPPHDANGRIHICFAIDAEDLPTWEQRLDAANIAIEGRTHWPKGGSSVYFRDPDANLVELLTPGCWPIY